The following coding sequences lie in one Alloacidobacterium dinghuense genomic window:
- a CDS encoding DDE-type integrase/transposase/recombinase, whose amino-acid sequence MIEGNSIRSTERMTGIHRDTIMRLTTRTGKACFNFLDKKVRGVRAERVQADEIWTYVFKKQARIGIDTDEPHIGDQYVFVGMDADTKLVISHLVGKRDGQSAYYFMRDLRERVVGRIQLTTDGFKPYLRAVEDTFGGDVNYAQLIKVYGQVPQGTGGRGWYAAAKFMSAYASTVSGVPAPSAVSTSYIERQNLTMRMQMRRMTRLTNAFSKKLENLEAAIALHFAHYNFCRIHQSLRITPAMAAGLTNHVWDLEELLSTAAA is encoded by the coding sequence ATGATTGAAGGAAACAGCATCCGCAGTACGGAGCGGATGACTGGCATCCATCGGGATACGATCATGCGGTTAACGACGCGAACGGGAAAAGCCTGTTTCAATTTTCTGGACAAGAAAGTTCGGGGTGTTCGTGCCGAGCGAGTACAGGCAGATGAAATCTGGACATACGTGTTCAAGAAACAGGCAAGGATCGGGATTGATACCGATGAACCCCATATCGGCGATCAATACGTTTTCGTGGGAATGGATGCAGACACCAAATTGGTTATCTCGCATCTGGTAGGCAAAAGAGACGGCCAATCAGCCTACTATTTCATGCGTGATCTGCGCGAAAGGGTAGTAGGACGCATCCAGCTAACCACGGATGGTTTTAAGCCTTATCTGAGAGCCGTAGAAGACACATTTGGCGGAGATGTGAACTACGCCCAGTTGATTAAGGTCTACGGCCAAGTGCCGCAAGGAACTGGCGGACGCGGATGGTATGCGGCGGCCAAGTTTATGTCGGCCTACGCTTCCACCGTTTCAGGTGTTCCCGCACCGTCCGCTGTCTCTACGTCCTACATCGAACGTCAGAATCTAACCATGCGGATGCAGATGCGCCGTATGACTCGGTTGACCAACGCCTTCTCAAAGAAGCTGGAGAACCTCGAAGCGGCGATAGCCCTGCACTTCGCGCATTACAACTTTTGCCGTATCCACCAAAGCCTGAGAATCACTCCAGCTATGGCAGCGGGTTTGACAAATCATGTTTGGGATTTGGAAGAACTGCTATCTACTGCTGCGGCCTAG
- the rplU gene encoding 50S ribosomal protein L21, with protein sequence MYAVIRTGGKQYRVAPGDVVKIEKAAADENGTVEFSDVLAVSGDAGSVAKPGSAKVIATVLGEGRGDKILVFHYKRKKQYKKLQGHRQAFTEVRINEIQVDGATYSAQK encoded by the coding sequence ATGTACGCGGTGATCCGCACTGGTGGTAAGCAGTATCGTGTCGCTCCGGGCGACGTGGTGAAGATTGAGAAGGCAGCCGCAGACGAAAACGGCACGGTTGAGTTCAGTGATGTGCTGGCCGTTTCCGGCGATGCCGGTTCGGTTGCGAAACCGGGTTCGGCCAAGGTGATTGCCACGGTCCTCGGCGAGGGACGCGGCGACAAGATCCTGGTCTTCCACTACAAGCGGAAGAAGCAGTACAAGAAGTTGCAAGGACACCGTCAGGCTTTCACCGAAGTTCGCATCAACGAGATTCAGGTCGACGGCGCGACCTACAGCGCGCAGAAGTAA
- a CDS encoding peptidase M18 yields MSTSKTLASVLLLCLPLALFAQEAIPSDTGTVAAKSAWLELTPEQKTEVMRFAEPYKDYLRHAKSAALSAATLAALAQQSGFTPFTSPSQVKSGARLIINNRDRAIAFVVIGSDPIETGSRVIAAHEDSPHINLKSRPVIQAPGSVALFKTTLYGGLKKYQWSNLPLALVGRIDTVDGRHLQVNIGFAPGDPVFVIADSAPHSDSQLRTRTYTQVLGGEEMNPVAGSIPGDHSTVAQQVMETLRQRFNIHDEDLVSAELELVPATQPADVGLDLGLTGSWGQDDKLSSYVASRAILDLKGTPRKTALAYITNFEEVGSPNNTGAGSQFLDTLFTELVDAQKPPATDLAVRNALRNADVLSADCNDGVNPLFPQNSEASNAAVVGYGVAIKRYGAGFDPNSEFTARILRVLDQNHIAWQTQTPRVEVGGGGTIGGFLSLRNMEVLDVGIPLLSMHAPYEMSSKVDLWSFYRLMSAFYAME; encoded by the coding sequence ATGTCGACCAGCAAGACTCTTGCATCTGTTCTGCTCCTCTGCCTCCCTCTCGCGCTTTTCGCACAGGAAGCGATTCCCAGCGATACCGGCACGGTTGCGGCGAAATCGGCGTGGCTCGAGCTGACGCCTGAACAGAAGACCGAAGTCATGCGCTTCGCGGAACCTTACAAGGACTATCTGCGCCACGCCAAGTCCGCTGCGCTTTCCGCAGCCACGTTGGCGGCACTCGCGCAACAGAGCGGCTTCACTCCATTTACTTCGCCCTCGCAGGTCAAGTCCGGCGCCCGGCTCATCATCAACAATCGCGATCGAGCCATTGCATTCGTCGTCATTGGGTCCGACCCGATCGAAACCGGCTCGCGCGTCATTGCGGCGCATGAAGATTCGCCGCATATCAATCTCAAGTCTCGTCCGGTGATACAAGCGCCCGGTTCAGTCGCGCTCTTCAAAACTACACTCTATGGCGGACTCAAGAAATATCAGTGGTCGAATCTTCCTCTGGCGCTCGTTGGCCGCATCGATACGGTGGACGGGCGGCATCTTCAGGTGAACATCGGTTTCGCGCCCGGAGATCCCGTCTTCGTGATTGCTGACAGCGCACCGCACTCCGACAGCCAGTTGCGGACCCGGACCTACACGCAGGTGCTTGGAGGCGAAGAAATGAATCCCGTCGCCGGTTCTATTCCCGGCGATCACTCCACCGTTGCGCAGCAGGTGATGGAGACGCTGCGGCAGCGCTTCAACATCCACGACGAGGATCTGGTTTCTGCCGAACTCGAACTGGTGCCGGCCACACAGCCAGCCGATGTGGGTCTTGACCTCGGACTGACCGGATCATGGGGTCAAGATGACAAGCTCTCTTCCTATGTCGCCAGTCGCGCCATTCTTGACCTGAAGGGCACACCGCGTAAGACCGCTCTGGCTTACATTACGAACTTCGAAGAAGTGGGATCGCCGAACAATACCGGCGCGGGGTCGCAGTTTCTGGATACGCTGTTCACTGAACTCGTCGACGCGCAGAAGCCCCCGGCCACGGATCTGGCTGTTCGCAACGCTCTGCGCAACGCGGACGTTCTTTCAGCCGATTGCAACGATGGAGTGAACCCGCTCTTCCCGCAGAATTCAGAGGCGTCAAATGCTGCGGTTGTGGGCTATGGCGTAGCGATCAAAAGATATGGTGCAGGTTTCGACCCAAACTCGGAATTCACCGCGCGGATTCTTCGCGTACTTGACCAGAACCACATCGCATGGCAGACGCAGACGCCGAGAGTTGAGGTGGGCGGCGGAGGCACGATTGGCGGCTTTCTTTCGCTGCGCAATATGGAGGTTCTCGACGTAGGGATTCCGCTTCTCTCAATGCATGCGCCGTATGAGATGTCGTCGAAGGTGGATTTATGGAGCTTTTACCGCTTGATGTCGGCCTTTTATGCGATGGAGTAA
- a CDS encoding NAD-dependent epimerase/dehydratase family protein, whose protein sequence is MPHVLVTGGSGFFGGVLKRRLLGEGFTCVNFDLLPDAERLPGLESIQGDLRDTALLAKVFQEQRFDAVIHCAAMLAHGKIERDTLWTSNVDGTINLAKECRENGVPKMVFISTNCLWASNLGHPVTEAETPNPIEIYGQSKLAAEKALAKYTGDLDIVMLRCPTIIDSGRLGLLAILFEFMNDGNTIWVVGKGDNRYQFIYAQDLASACIRALDFKGSDIFHVGSDQVKTLREVYEAVIRNAGSKSRVRSLPKEPTLAAMKLAHKLRISPLGPYHYQMIAEDFLFDTTKAQTLLGWKPTLTNEEMLTRAYKYYAERKDEIYARTDASAHSKPASMGAIRILKWLS, encoded by the coding sequence ATGCCACATGTACTTGTTACCGGCGGGTCCGGCTTTTTTGGCGGCGTCCTTAAGCGCAGATTGCTTGGCGAAGGTTTCACCTGCGTGAACTTCGATCTTCTTCCTGATGCGGAGCGTTTGCCTGGACTCGAAAGCATCCAGGGTGATCTGCGGGATACTGCGCTTCTCGCAAAAGTTTTTCAGGAGCAGCGCTTCGATGCTGTGATTCATTGCGCGGCGATGCTGGCCCACGGAAAGATCGAGCGCGACACGCTCTGGACCTCGAACGTCGATGGAACTATAAATCTGGCGAAGGAATGTCGCGAGAACGGCGTTCCTAAGATGGTGTTCATCTCTACGAACTGTCTGTGGGCGAGTAACCTCGGGCATCCGGTTACGGAGGCTGAGACGCCGAATCCTATTGAGATTTACGGGCAATCGAAGCTCGCCGCGGAAAAGGCGCTGGCGAAGTACACCGGCGATCTAGATATTGTCATGCTGCGCTGCCCAACCATTATCGACAGTGGACGACTGGGATTGCTCGCGATCCTCTTTGAGTTCATGAATGACGGCAACACGATCTGGGTTGTGGGTAAAGGCGACAACCGCTACCAATTCATCTACGCGCAGGACTTGGCGTCTGCATGCATTCGGGCGCTTGATTTCAAGGGTTCGGATATCTTTCATGTCGGCTCGGATCAGGTGAAGACTCTGCGTGAGGTGTATGAGGCGGTGATTCGCAATGCGGGAAGCAAGTCACGGGTGCGATCGCTGCCGAAAGAGCCGACTCTTGCGGCGATGAAGCTGGCGCACAAGCTGAGAATTTCCCCGTTGGGACCGTATCACTACCAGATGATTGCGGAGGACTTTCTTTTCGACACTACGAAGGCGCAGACGCTTCTGGGATGGAAGCCGACGCTGACGAATGAGGAGATGCTGACCCGCGCCTACAAATACTATGCGGAAAGGAAAGATGAGATTTATGCGCGCACAGACGCTTCGGCACACTCGAAGCCGGCATCGATGGGCGCGATCCGAATTTTGAAATGGCTGTCATAG
- a CDS encoding glycosyltransferase family 39 protein, which translates to MAVIETNPNHEISHERRIDWRSPWTMFWVGLLVRVLYITIARSYHFRAFADHFEFGWEMGRIARALALGRGYADPFVDNTGPTAWNPPLYPLILAGVFKLFGAYTTLSGWVILSINSVFSAATIPAIYEIARRCYGRERNGASVAQWSGWLWALYPAAMQYAVRWVWEMTLTTLLFAWVLVIALRMRGVDGDARNTLKYWLLFGLLWGGVALSNPSPLLFLPVCGLWILFGSKDRVAAFRGAVLAAVVFFSCLTPWAIRNWRVFHAFIPIRGNLGAELYAGNGPGSTGFPWGGTLPIVDGGPRIAEYRSMGEVRFVKMRDEMAKAYIRSHPAHFVKISLKRVYFYWIGVPHPDQAHPAGEYVREINFSFLTFSGLLGAWLSWRRRIPATGLFLWAFLLLPISYYFVTPGARFRHPLEPLIAILSVYLFQAAEKSWRVRWFARS; encoded by the coding sequence ATGGCTGTCATAGAAACGAATCCAAACCACGAAATTTCCCACGAGCGCCGCATCGACTGGCGCTCGCCCTGGACGATGTTCTGGGTTGGCCTCCTGGTGCGGGTCCTGTACATCACGATTGCACGCAGTTATCACTTCCGTGCCTTTGCGGATCACTTCGAGTTTGGCTGGGAGATGGGGCGCATCGCGCGCGCGCTGGCGCTCGGGCGCGGTTACGCTGATCCCTTTGTCGACAACACCGGCCCTACGGCGTGGAACCCTCCGCTCTATCCGTTGATTCTCGCGGGAGTGTTCAAGCTTTTCGGTGCCTACACGACGCTTTCCGGTTGGGTCATTCTCTCGATCAACAGTGTTTTTTCGGCGGCGACGATTCCCGCGATTTATGAAATTGCCCGGCGTTGCTATGGGCGGGAGCGTAACGGCGCGAGCGTTGCACAGTGGTCAGGATGGCTGTGGGCGCTGTATCCAGCTGCCATGCAGTATGCGGTGCGCTGGGTGTGGGAGATGACGCTCACGACGCTGCTCTTCGCGTGGGTGCTGGTGATTGCCCTCCGCATGCGTGGCGTGGATGGAGATGCCAGGAACACTTTGAAGTACTGGCTTCTGTTTGGATTACTGTGGGGCGGAGTCGCGCTTTCGAATCCGTCGCCCCTGTTGTTCCTACCGGTTTGCGGACTGTGGATTTTATTTGGGTCGAAGGACAGAGTTGCCGCATTCAGGGGAGCAGTTCTGGCAGCTGTTGTTTTCTTTTCGTGTCTGACGCCGTGGGCTATCCGCAATTGGCGCGTTTTTCACGCCTTCATTCCGATCCGGGGAAACCTGGGAGCTGAACTGTATGCCGGCAACGGTCCAGGTTCAACGGGTTTCCCATGGGGCGGCACGCTGCCAATTGTCGATGGCGGGCCGAGGATCGCCGAGTATCGGAGCATGGGAGAAGTGCGTTTCGTAAAGATGCGTGACGAGATGGCGAAGGCCTATATCCGCTCGCATCCGGCGCATTTTGTGAAGATCAGCCTGAAGCGAGTCTATTTTTACTGGATCGGGGTGCCGCATCCTGATCAGGCGCACCCGGCTGGGGAATATGTCCGCGAGATTAATTTTTCCTTCCTGACCTTTTCGGGCCTGCTGGGTGCATGGCTTTCGTGGCGGAGACGCATTCCTGCAACCGGATTGTTTCTTTGGGCATTTCTGCTGCTGCCAATCAGCTATTACTTCGTCACTCCCGGTGCGCGGTTCCGGCATCCGCTCGAGCCCTTGATTGCGATTCTGAGCGTATATCTGTTTCAGGCGGCAGAAAAGAGCTGGCGGGTACGATGGTTTGCGCGCTCGTGA
- a CDS encoding MerR family transcriptional regulator has product MDHSIGSMQIQEFARRTGVTVRTLHHYDRLGLLSPSGRTASGYRLYGKRELIRLQQIATLKFIGCSLNEIKAILSGPSSDLGETLRLQREALERKRRTLDRALRAVDRAQKLFAQSGEADWNALQHIIEVIQMEQDKSWMLQYFTPEQQAVLRARKSEIRIEGEDGWAKLIPEIEAAAKNNVDPASEEARLLIERHEQLVSLFTGGDPGMRAALERLYADKANWPKSFKRPFSEAAQGFIERAKQAHSMSCV; this is encoded by the coding sequence ATGGACCACAGCATCGGCTCCATGCAGATTCAGGAGTTCGCTCGACGCACCGGCGTTACCGTGCGCACGCTGCACCACTATGACCGCTTGGGCCTGCTCAGCCCGAGCGGTCGCACGGCATCCGGCTATCGCCTCTACGGTAAGCGCGAACTCATCCGTTTGCAGCAGATCGCGACGCTCAAATTCATCGGTTGCTCTCTGAACGAAATCAAGGCGATCCTCAGCGGACCGTCATCGGATCTGGGCGAAACCTTGCGGCTCCAGCGCGAGGCACTGGAGCGGAAGCGCCGAACACTCGATCGCGCTCTCCGCGCGGTTGATCGCGCGCAGAAGCTCTTCGCCCAATCTGGAGAGGCCGACTGGAATGCCTTGCAACACATCATCGAGGTGATTCAGATGGAACAGGACAAATCGTGGATGTTGCAATACTTCACACCCGAGCAACAGGCCGTACTCAGGGCACGCAAGTCGGAAATTCGTATTGAGGGCGAAGACGGATGGGCAAAGCTGATCCCGGAGATCGAAGCCGCTGCGAAAAACAACGTCGACCCGGCCAGCGAAGAAGCACGCTTACTGATCGAACGCCACGAGCAACTCGTCAGCCTCTTTACAGGAGGCGACCCGGGCATGCGAGCTGCGCTCGAACGGCTCTATGCAGACAAAGCCAACTGGCCGAAAAGCTTCAAACGCCCTTTCAGTGAAGCTGCGCAAGGCTTCATTGAGAGAGCAAAACAGGCTCATAGCATGAGCTGCGTTTAA
- a CDS encoding SDR family oxidoreductase produces MSNELVLVTGGSGFIGAHCILHLLEVGYHVRTTVRSLKRELEVRAMLKVGGSNPGDRLSFFAADLTAEAGWPEAVAGCDFVLHVASPLPPSLPKNENEIIIPAREGTLRVLRAARDTGVKRVVLTSSFAAIGYGQKPRNGPFNETDWTDPNGDDLMAYTKSKTLAERAAWDFIAKEGGRLELSTVNPVGVFGPVLGPDYSASILLIQRLMDGALPGCPKLNFGVVDVRDVASLHLLAMTHPAAKGERFLATAGDFMWIREMAEVLKDRMGEPARRAPTKELPNWLLRLASLRDPAIKLILPELGKVKNATNAKAVRMLGWTPRSREDALVATAESLVRLRLLKDSSKAS; encoded by the coding sequence ATGAGCAACGAACTGGTACTCGTCACCGGCGGATCAGGCTTCATCGGCGCCCATTGCATCCTGCATCTCCTCGAAGTGGGCTATCACGTCCGCACAACCGTGCGCTCGCTCAAGCGCGAGTTAGAGGTACGCGCAATGCTAAAAGTCGGCGGCTCTAATCCCGGCGATCGCCTGTCCTTCTTCGCCGCCGATCTTACCGCCGAAGCAGGCTGGCCGGAAGCGGTCGCCGGTTGCGACTTCGTGCTGCACGTCGCCTCGCCCCTTCCGCCAAGCCTGCCAAAGAACGAGAACGAGATCATCATCCCCGCGCGCGAGGGCACTCTTCGCGTTTTGCGCGCCGCTCGTGACACCGGCGTAAAGCGCGTCGTGCTGACATCGTCTTTCGCCGCCATCGGCTACGGCCAAAAACCACGGAACGGGCCGTTCAACGAGACCGATTGGACAGATCCCAACGGGGACGACCTGATGGCCTACACGAAGTCGAAGACTTTGGCCGAGCGCGCCGCCTGGGACTTCATCGCTAAAGAAGGCGGCCGCCTCGAGCTTTCAACGGTCAATCCGGTGGGCGTTTTTGGCCCTGTTCTCGGCCCTGATTATTCCGCGTCCATTCTCTTGATCCAGCGCCTCATGGACGGCGCGCTTCCCGGCTGCCCGAAGCTTAACTTCGGCGTTGTTGACGTGCGCGACGTTGCCAGCCTGCACCTTCTCGCCATGACTCACCCTGCCGCCAAAGGCGAACGCTTCCTTGCCACCGCGGGCGACTTCATGTGGATTCGCGAGATGGCCGAGGTTCTCAAAGACCGGATGGGCGAGCCAGCGAGAAGAGCGCCCACCAAGGAACTCCCGAACTGGCTTTTGCGTCTCGCTTCGCTGAGGGACCCGGCAATCAAGTTGATCCTCCCAGAACTCGGCAAAGTGAAGAACGCCACCAACGCAAAAGCTGTGCGTATGCTGGGCTGGACACCGCGTTCCAGAGAAGACGCTCTCGTCGCGACTGCCGAAAGCCTTGTCCGGCTCAGGCTTCTCAAAGACAGTTCTAAAGCCTCTTGA
- the rpmA gene encoding 50S ribosomal protein L27, translated as MAHKKGGGSSNNGRDSNAQRLGVKAFGGELVTGGSIIVRQRGTRLKPGLNVGRGSDDTLFAKITGKVKFVDRGRMGRFVAVEPVAAE; from the coding sequence ATGGCACATAAAAAAGGCGGCGGAAGTTCTAATAACGGACGCGACTCTAACGCGCAGCGGCTGGGCGTAAAGGCTTTTGGCGGCGAGTTGGTCACCGGCGGATCGATCATCGTCCGGCAGCGCGGCACGCGTCTGAAACCCGGCCTCAACGTCGGCCGCGGCAGCGACGACACACTCTTTGCCAAGATCACCGGCAAGGTAAAGTTTGTCGACCGCGGGCGCATGGGCCGCTTTGTAGCGGTTGAACCGGTAGCAGCTGAGTAA
- a CDS encoding helix-turn-helix domain-containing protein — protein MLIGQIRKKLDDNAVNPEYILTDSHIGYRFRET, from the coding sequence GTGCTTATCGGTCAGATTCGCAAGAAGCTCGACGATAACGCAGTCAATCCTGAGTACATTTTGACCGATAGCCACATCGGATACCGGTTTCGCGAGACCTAG
- a CDS encoding DUF2277 domain-containing protein, translating into MCRNIKNLFNFDPPVSDEEIRAASLQFVRKISGFNKPSKANEAAFDAAIEEVASASARLLHALETTALPKNREEEAAKARARSAERFPATPN; encoded by the coding sequence ATGTGCCGGAACATCAAAAACCTCTTCAACTTCGACCCGCCCGTCAGCGACGAAGAGATTCGCGCCGCCTCGCTGCAGTTCGTTCGCAAGATCAGCGGCTTCAACAAGCCATCGAAGGCGAACGAAGCAGCCTTCGACGCCGCCATCGAGGAGGTAGCCTCTGCCTCAGCCCGTCTCCTTCACGCGCTTGAAACCACGGCGCTCCCCAAGAACCGCGAAGAAGAAGCCGCGAAGGCACGGGCTCGCTCCGCCGAAAGATTCCCCGCTACGCCAAACTAG
- a CDS encoding DUF5671 domain-containing protein yields the protein MPDPRITEFIEKAIAAGIPQDSLVGMLTARGWPEKEVYDALADHYQQLTGVDIPRRAGAGASAKEAFFYLLIFSTLATWTIGFGCLAFALIDRWLADPLFSSYPAYDTYTIPSSLAALIVAFPLYLLISRIVVKESAAHPEKLDSSVRKWLTYMALVIAASVFMGDLITALAYLLRGELTSRFLAKSFVVLVLSGGVFYYYFGGLRKTEAPSIGLSRDRLMAGLSSAAVALMIVLGFLHLGPPNVQREFRADSQRIHQLYDLSTEIREYWTKHGSQLPTSIDQVPGRVHKDPLTRTPYEYHPKEGSQYELCAVFTRNSEPEVSPTPDPWIHPAGHHCFSLDAAATQQYPPQYFGN from the coding sequence GTGCCTGACCCAAGGATCACCGAATTCATCGAGAAAGCAATTGCTGCGGGCATTCCGCAGGATTCACTGGTAGGAATGCTCACCGCACGCGGCTGGCCGGAGAAAGAAGTCTACGACGCCCTTGCCGACCACTATCAGCAGTTGACCGGAGTCGATATCCCACGCCGTGCAGGAGCCGGGGCATCCGCCAAAGAAGCATTTTTCTACCTGCTCATCTTCTCCACGCTCGCGACGTGGACCATCGGCTTCGGGTGCCTCGCCTTCGCGCTGATAGACCGATGGCTCGCCGACCCGCTCTTCTCCAGCTATCCGGCATACGACACCTACACAATCCCGTCATCCCTGGCCGCGCTCATTGTCGCGTTTCCGCTCTACCTGCTCATCTCGCGGATTGTGGTGAAAGAATCGGCAGCGCATCCGGAGAAACTGGATTCGTCGGTTCGGAAATGGCTCACCTACATGGCACTGGTCATCGCCGCGAGTGTCTTCATGGGCGACCTGATCACGGCACTTGCCTACCTTCTGCGCGGCGAACTGACCTCTCGATTCCTCGCTAAATCGTTTGTCGTACTGGTGCTTTCGGGCGGTGTCTTCTACTACTACTTCGGCGGTTTACGAAAGACCGAAGCGCCTTCCATCGGCCTAAGCCGCGACAGGCTCATGGCCGGACTATCCTCCGCCGCTGTTGCGCTCATGATCGTTCTCGGCTTTTTGCACCTAGGGCCGCCAAATGTGCAGCGTGAGTTTCGCGCAGATTCCCAGCGAATCCACCAGCTTTACGACCTCAGCACAGAGATCAGGGAATATTGGACTAAGCACGGATCGCAGCTTCCAACCAGCATCGATCAGGTTCCAGGGCGCGTGCATAAGGATCCCCTCACCCGAACGCCATATGAGTACCACCCAAAAGAGGGAAGTCAGTACGAGCTCTGCGCAGTCTTTACGCGGAACAGCGAACCCGAGGTCAGCCCGACTCCGGATCCATGGATTCACCCGGCCGGACACCACTGCTTCTCGTTAGACGCAGCGGCCACGCAGCAATATCCTCCGCAATACTTTGGCAATTGA